The genome window AGTGTATTCTGGGTAGCTATATTAAGAATTTACTTGGGCTACCGCTGGTTGCTGTCGGGATTGGAAAAAGTTCATTCGGGCTGGCTTGCGGAAGGAACAAAACTTGTGGCAGGAGCATCAACAAGCCCTATTGGCCCAAATACGCCGGAATGGTATGTGCATTTTATGGAGAAATTTGTTTTCCCCCATGCACTGTTCTTCCAGACGTTGATTACTCTTTCGGAGCTGGCCATAGGTATTTGCCTGATATTAGGGCTTTTTACAACCCTTGCATCTTTGGGATCGCTTTTTATGCTCATTAACTTCATGATATCGGGTTCCGGTGACATGTGGTTCTTCATGGTTACCATCGCTGTTCTTTTCTCCGGTGCAGGGCATTCCTTCGGTATTGATAGATATCTCATACCAGCCCTTATTAAATTCGGTAAAAGGATTTTAAGGGGAGGAAGACCTGTATCAAAAGGTACGCTCAATGGAGGACAGGGCAAGGGATTCCAGAGCACTCTTAACGGTTAAATTCTCAATAGGGCTAAGGCTCCTTATAGATTTTTCAAGGATTCTTCTGGCAAATTCTTTAGAGCGTTCTATAGCCCCTGATTCAAGAACGATTTCTACTATACGGGAAGAGTTATCTTCTCCGGTCTTGATACCCTCTATTAATTGAAGGAGCGAATCCTTATAATGGGGCGACGCTATTGCTAAAAGAAGGGGTAAAGTAATTACCCCTTCTTTTATATCATTTCCGGGGCTTTTCCCCAGGATTTCTCTGTTTCCCGTATAATCTAATATGTCGTCAATTATTTGAAAGGCTATGCCGAAATTTATACCGAAATTTTTTAGGGCTCTTATTTTATCGTTATCCGTACCGGCGATTATTCCTCCCACTTCGCAGCTGAGCCCAAAAAGAAGGGCGGTTTTTTTCTTTATTCTTTTAAAATAATCGGTAAAGGAGATTACTTTAAATACATCTTCCTTTTGTTTTATTTCGCCTTTAACTATTTTTTCCATAACCCTGGAAAATAAATTTATTATATCAAAATCCTTAACTGAGTAAAGAAAATTAAATGCTTTTATTAAGACGTAATCACCGGCGTACACTGCTGCATCTTTACCGAAAAGGGATTGGAGAGTTGGCATTCCTCTTCTGAATTTAGAGTCATCCACTATGTCGTCGTGAATAAGAGTGGCAGCATGAATAAGCTCAACTGCACAGGCCAAATTTAATGCTTTTGATTTATCGTAGTTTTTGCCTGCTTTAGCGCATAAAAGTAAAAGGGCAGGTCTTAACCTCTTACCCCCGCTTAAAACAGTACTATTTATAGCTTGAGAAATAAGTCCGAAATTTCCGGAAAACTGATTTCTGATTAGCGATTCCACTTCCTTTAGCTCATTTTTGATAATTTCATAGGCAGTTTTTGACATACAACGACCTCTCTTTTTATATTGTTTCCTAATTAAGTTTATCATAAAATATGCCATAAGTCCCCAAACTAATTTAATAAAAATTGTCGGGAATTTCTGCTAAAAAAATTGAAGGCATTTTAAATGCCTTCAATTTTTTTACTTTTCAATGATTTATTTTGCAAGAGACAGGGCTTCCGAAGCTAAGGTCTTGAATTTTTGAGTTGTTCCCGTTGCACCGCTTACTGTATCAACAGTAGCTGGATCTTGTTTTTCTAAGAGAGATTTGCTCAAAGCCTCGTAGGCTTTTGCAGGTGTTGTTTTTGTCTGAGCTTCCATGTTCTTTGCGTACTCTGCATTGGAGAGTTTGTAATTGGTGTTATCGTCTTTATTGATTTCATCGTAGAATACAGAAGTGATTTTTCCGTCTTTTACTATTACCGCTACCATTGCCTTCCAGCCGTGGCTGTCAAAATCTTTTTCCATGGCTTTGTAAAGCCCATCTTTATACTGTCCCTGAGAAGTTACCTGATTTTTTAAGGCATCTGCCACAATGGCTTTAAAGTCGTTGGAGGTGCTGGTAGCACCGGAAACAGCGTCTACAGTATCAACCTTCTGTTTTGCTATCAATGATTCTTCTAAAGCCATAATGGCGTCGTGGGGGGTTGTTTTTGTCTTTGCTTTCATATTTTTTGCGTACTCTGCATCAAAAGTCTTTAATTTGCCTTCCTTGCTTATATAATCGAAAAATACATTTGTAATCTTTCCATTCTTTACGATAACGGTGGCAATGGGTTTCCAGCCATGAGAATCGAAATCCTTTGCTTCAGCATAGTAAACCCCGTCTTTCAGAGCTTCCTGCGCAGGCGGCGTTTGCTGTTGCTGCTGTTGTTGCTGCTGTTGTTGTTGCTGTTGGCCTTGTTTTGAAGATGAGCAACCTGCTAAGAGCGATGCAACAATTAAGAGGCATAATACTGCAGCTATAAATTTTTTCATAGAAAAACCTCCTCATAATCTTTTTATTATTAGTTTTTATTTTTAATCTATTAATTATATTATACGGAAATAAGAAAAATCCTCCTCGTTTGGCAAAAATTATTTTTAATAATCACTATCACAAGGTTTTAATGCATTATAAACTTCGATATAAGTGAAGCTGCTACCAGAGTGATTCCGGTTAACTGGTAAATCTGGACAGTCAGTGCGTTGGCTTCTATGAATTTAGGAATATTATTTAAATTTTCTTTTGCAACTTTAACAGCCTTTACCGAAAGAGGTAGTGACATTAAAGGAAGTAAAAACACAAGGTTTTTTGTGTATAAGACAAGTATTATATCCGATACATAAGCTAAGGCAAAAAGTAAAGCGAAGATGGTAACGGAGCGCTCCTTTCCCAGCCTCACTACCCAGTTTTTCTTGTTTCCTTTTTTATCCGCTTCATAGTCGGGAAACTGATTTACCCATAGGACGTTTGCTATTAAGAAACCGAGAATCACTGAAGCGATGATTGCTTCATACCTTATGCTGCCGGCTAAAACCAAATACATTCCGCATAGCACAAGTGGACCGAAGGCTATTCCAACGGCCAGTTCACCGAGTCCCCTGTAGCAGAGCATAAAGGGCGGCAGACTATAAAAAACTGCCAGAGCCATTCCCCAAAGCCCTATGTATAATATTTTCGGCTCCCGGAAATGCCAGACGATTAGCCCAACCGCCGCAGCGGCTAAAAAAGTGAATATTGCTATATTTCGTGCATCCTTTACCGTTAACAGTCCGTCGACAATGGTTTTTTTACCTCCGCTGAAGGGTGTCCTTTCTTCTTTTGGTATAAAGGTATCGACTCCCGATATATAATCAACGATTTCATTGACGGCATTTTTACCTATTTCTATGAGATATACCCCTGCTGCGCTTAATAAGAACCAGAAAAGATGGAATTTACTTTCAAAGCTGTAGGCTAATGAAGCGGCTACTACCATTGGAACGGTAGAGGCGATCCATATTTTTGGATCGGCAAGCTGCCAGAAACCTTTCCAGAAAGTATTGTCTCTTATACGAAAACCCCCTTTCGAAAAAAATTTTTTTAACTTTTTTTAAGCATACTTCAATTATGAAGGAAATGTCAAAGGACGAAAAAAGGAATGTGACGTTAATAACAATCAATATCTGCCGATATTTTCTTTTTTTATTGCAAAATTTCTATATTACGATTCCTCGTGAAACAGAAGTAAAGATAACAAACAAAAATAATTGCATATTTATATATATGAATACAAAGAAGCAAAACAGTATATCACAATATGCGAAAAATATAGTAAAAATAAAAAAATTTGCTCAAAAAAGAGGTATTTTGCAAAATTTATAGAATTAATAATATATATATTTAACTATTTAATGCAAAAATAAAAAAATATTTGAAAAGGAGGTTATAAAGGGTGAAGAAGAAATTAGCCGTAATTGTAGCCTTATTATTGATTGCCACATTAATTCTCCCGGGATGCTCCCAGCAAGCGCAGAAACCCGCAGAGCAGCAGGAGATTAAAATAGGAGCTATATTACCTCTAACGGGTTCTGCCGCAGCAACGGGAGTAAAACTAAAGTATGCTATAGAAACGGCGGAGGAAATAATTAACGGGGAACATCCGGAAATCAATATGGAACTGGCAAAATCCGCAGGACTCCCAAATCTGAAAGGTGCGAAAATTAAATTTATCTTTGCCGACCATCAGGCAAATCCGGAAATAGCAAAATCCGAGGCGGAAAGGTTAATCCAGAACGAAAAAGTGGTGGGTTTGATCGGATGTTATCACAGCTCCGCCACTAAGCCCGCCAGCCAGGTGGCGGAAAGGTTCCAGATTCCATTTGTTGCCGGTTCTTCCAGCTCGGCCGCTTTAACGGAAAGGGGCTTAAAATGGTTTACCAGGATAGCGCCCCACGATGGAATGGAAACAAAATTTTTCTTTGACTATTTGAAGTACTTGAACGAGAAATTTAACGCGGGCATCAAAAAGATCGCTGTGGTTTATATAGACAATGAATACGGTGTCCATGCTTTTCAGATGGTGCAAAAAACCATTGAAAATTACAAGAACGACGGTTTTGAATTGGTACTGGATGTTAAATACCCTGCCAATGTATCCAATGTGGATACCGAAGTGCAGAAGGTCAAGGCAGCGGCACCGGACGCCATTTTCCATGCTTCCTATATAGGGGATATGACCATGTTTGTTAAGAAGTACAAGGAATTAAATGTAGTGCCAAAGGTCGTACTTTCCTACTGCGGTGGTTATCAGGATCCGCAGTTCGTGAAAAATCTTGGTAAGGATGCGGACTATTTTGCCGGGCCCAATGCTACTACCTCCGCGCTGTTCAGCAAGATGCCGGACCTTGCAAAAATAAACGAGATCTACAAGAAAAAGTCAGGTGTGGATATCGACGGGCCTACACTGGAAGATTTTGCATCAGCCATGGTGATTGCCGAAGCCATCAACAAAGCCGGCACTACCGATCCTGCTAAAGTAATGGAAGTTTTAAAGAGCACCGAATTCAGTGCGCCGTATTTTGTGTCCGGCAAGATAAAGTTTGGTGAAGATGGACAGAATATTTACTCAGCTTCCGTAATGACCCAGATACAAAACGGAATTTACGAAGCCGTATGGCCGGAAAACTTCCAGACAAAACAGCCAATACCCGCCTTCCCCGAATGGAATAAGAGGTAAATGATAAAAG of Thermovenabulum gondwanense contains these proteins:
- a CDS encoding polyprenyl synthetase family protein — its product is MSKTAYEIIKNELKEVESLIRNQFSGNFGLISQAINSTVLSGGKRLRPALLLLCAKAGKNYDKSKALNLACAVELIHAATLIHDDIVDDSKFRRGMPTLQSLFGKDAAVYAGDYVLIKAFNFLYSVKDFDIINLFSRVMEKIVKGEIKQKEDVFKVISFTDYFKRIKKKTALLFGLSCEVGGIIAGTDNDKIRALKNFGINFGIAFQIIDDILDYTGNREILGKSPGNDIKEGVITLPLLLAIASPHYKDSLLQLIEGIKTGEDNSSRIVEIVLESGAIERSKEFARRILEKSIRSLSPIENLTVKSALESLALSSIERTF
- a CDS encoding prenyltransferase; translated protein: MVVAASLAYSFESKFHLFWFLLSAAGVYLIEIGKNAVNEIVDYISGVDTFIPKEERTPFSGGKKTIVDGLLTVKDARNIAIFTFLAAAAVGLIVWHFREPKILYIGLWGMALAVFYSLPPFMLCYRGLGELAVGIAFGPLVLCGMYLVLAGSIRYEAIIASVILGFLIANVLWVNQFPDYEADKKGNKKNWVVRLGKERSVTIFALLFALAYVSDIILVLYTKNLVFLLPLMSLPLSVKAVKVAKENLNNIPKFIEANALTVQIYQLTGITLVAASLISKFIMH
- a CDS encoding ABC transporter substrate-binding protein yields the protein MKKKLAVIVALLLIATLILPGCSQQAQKPAEQQEIKIGAILPLTGSAAATGVKLKYAIETAEEIINGEHPEINMELAKSAGLPNLKGAKIKFIFADHQANPEIAKSEAERLIQNEKVVGLIGCYHSSATKPASQVAERFQIPFVAGSSSSAALTERGLKWFTRIAPHDGMETKFFFDYLKYLNEKFNAGIKKIAVVYIDNEYGVHAFQMVQKTIENYKNDGFELVLDVKYPANVSNVDTEVQKVKAAAPDAIFHASYIGDMTMFVKKYKELNVVPKVVLSYCGGYQDPQFVKNLGKDADYFAGPNATTSALFSKMPDLAKINEIYKKKSGVDIDGPTLEDFASAMVIAEAINKAGTTDPAKVMEVLKSTEFSAPYFVSGKIKFGEDGQNIYSASVMTQIQNGIYEAVWPENFQTKQPIPAFPEWNKR
- a CDS encoding FMN-binding protein, with the translated sequence MKKFIAAVLCLLIVASLLAGCSSSKQGQQQQQQQQQQQQQQTPPAQEALKDGVYYAEAKDFDSHGWKPIATVIVKNGKITNVFFDYISKEGKLKTFDAEYAKNMKAKTKTTPHDAIMALEESLIAKQKVDTVDAVSGATSTSNDFKAIVADALKNQVTSQGQYKDGLYKAMEKDFDSHGWKAMVAVIVKDGKITSVFYDEINKDDNTNYKLSNAEYAKNMEAQTKTTPAKAYEALSKSLLEKQDPATVDTVSGATGTTQKFKTLASEALSLAK